In Rubrobacter radiotolerans DSM 5868, a genomic segment contains:
- a CDS encoding HAD family hydrolase, which yields MDTVVFDIGNVLIDWNPRYLYRKVFGDEEEMESFLREVATLEWHLEQDRGRTTAEATEVLAGRHPEWREEIEAFYSRWDEMFGGSIEGSVSLLHELDGRGYALYALTNWSSELFGRTREEYRFLEVFREILVSGEVGLIKPDPAIYELLIERTGLDPSRTLFIDDSRANVEAARGLGFTGVLFTGPEALRERLAGHGLVDAGEDEA from the coding sequence GTGGACACCGTCGTCTTCGACATCGGCAACGTCCTTATAGACTGGAACCCGCGCTACCTGTACCGCAAAGTCTTCGGCGACGAGGAGGAGATGGAGAGTTTCCTGCGGGAGGTCGCGACGCTTGAGTGGCACCTGGAGCAGGACCGGGGGCGGACGACCGCCGAGGCGACGGAGGTGCTCGCCGGGCGGCATCCGGAGTGGAGGGAGGAGATCGAGGCCTTCTACAGCCGCTGGGACGAGATGTTCGGCGGGAGCATAGAGGGGAGCGTGAGCCTGCTCCACGAGCTCGACGGCCGGGGGTATGCGCTCTACGCGCTGACCAACTGGTCCTCGGAGCTTTTCGGCCGGACGCGCGAGGAGTACCGCTTCCTGGAGGTCTTCCGGGAGATACTCGTCTCCGGAGAGGTGGGCCTGATAAAGCCGGACCCTGCGATCTACGAACTGCTCATCGAGCGCACCGGGCTCGACCCGTCAAGGACGCTGTTTATAGATGACTCGCGGGCGAACGTCGAGGCGGCCAGGGGGCTCGGCTTCACCGGCGTGCTGTTCACCGGCCCCGAGGCCCTGCGGGAGAGGCTTGCGGGACACGGGCTCGTGGACGCAGGGGAGGACGAAGCGTGA
- the hisH gene encoding imidazole glycerol phosphate synthase subunit HisH, translating into MKVAVVDYDAGNTLSVTKALRKVGADVELTYDTERILASDAVVLPGVGAFGDCMDGIRARGLDAAVRDAVTAGKPFLGVCVGLQVLFDGSEETPEVPGLGILPGKVVRFDVAEEGLKVPHMGWNQLRVEREHPVLEGLGGEAFYFVHSYYPEPEPDDLLATSEYGGRFCAVAGRDNVVATQFHPEKSSAAGLRLYRSFLDWSGRL; encoded by the coding sequence GTGAAGGTCGCGGTCGTGGACTACGATGCGGGGAACACGCTCTCCGTTACAAAGGCGCTCAGGAAGGTCGGAGCGGACGTCGAGCTGACGTACGACACAGAGAGAATTCTCGCCTCGGACGCGGTCGTACTGCCGGGCGTCGGAGCGTTCGGGGACTGCATGGACGGCATCCGCGCCCGTGGGCTCGACGCCGCCGTCCGGGACGCCGTGACGGCCGGAAAGCCCTTTCTCGGCGTCTGCGTGGGGCTTCAGGTACTCTTTGACGGCTCCGAGGAGACCCCGGAGGTCCCGGGGCTCGGCATCCTGCCCGGAAAGGTCGTCCGCTTCGATGTGGCCGAAGAGGGCCTCAAGGTCCCGCACATGGGCTGGAACCAGCTCCGCGTCGAGCGGGAGCACCCGGTCCTTGAGGGCCTAGGCGGCGAGGCGTTCTACTTTGTCCACTCCTACTACCCCGAGCCCGAGCCGGACGACCTGCTCGCGACCTCGGAGTACGGCGGCCGGTTCTGCGCCGTCGCCGGGCGCGACAACGTCGTTGCCACGCAGTTTCACCCCGAGAAGAGCAGCGCCGCCGGACTCCGGCT